A window from Entomoplasma freundtii encodes these proteins:
- a CDS encoding DUF2130 domain-containing protein translates to MLKNSNNLSCPHCGETFNIEDFYNHNKSTLEDFVTNKALKEVEGLKQNWLKEKEMEMELFQKNLEKEFLVKEKVIDKKSSEQIAKLKEDLLLTNEKYKNIKEANDLASAKKEAEIKNYYLVEIAELKKVISENSLIAKTEAEKFAKEKESLSSLLKIEIAKKEAEIKNTYLSEIAELKKIISENSLIAKTEAEKFAKEKESLVDKFQVEISKREEEIKNSFFAEITDLKVKNAEIRIINNKTRGENWEVEVENELRKAFGYLDTIEKITTGQQKADYLQTVKFNGQNIGKIVYEVKNAKWSDSWLPKLSVDVANNKTKYGILVTTSFSEKYHGDISFKQSDDYPNIWISDPLSFIFVAQTIRRIIEIENSYKQLNKKLLIKIDQISNQEESQKALEEYKNKIEGLEKYLDFEMPKFLKSFKKQLKDIEGVKNSLLKNVERLEKTHEMLSKKLNKEVRERLEKISGKKIIELEEDTTNLIDYSIVKDSYQIENY, encoded by the coding sequence ATGCTAAAAAATAGCAATAATTTATCATGCCCACATTGTGGAGAAACCTTTAACATCGAGGATTTTTATAATCATAATAAAAGTACATTAGAGGATTTTGTTACTAATAAAGCCTTAAAAGAAGTTGAGGGTCTTAAACAAAATTGGTTAAAAGAAAAAGAAATGGAAATGGAACTTTTTCAAAAAAATTTGGAAAAAGAATTTCTAGTCAAAGAAAAGGTAATTGATAAAAAAAGTTCGGAACAAATTGCCAAACTTAAAGAAGATTTATTACTCACAAATGAAAAATATAAAAATATCAAAGAAGCTAATGACTTGGCTTCAGCTAAAAAAGAGGCAGAAATTAAAAACTATTATCTTGTCGAAATTGCCGAATTAAAAAAAGTAATCTCAGAAAACTCTTTAATTGCTAAAACTGAAGCGGAAAAGTTTGCAAAAGAAAAAGAAAGTCTTTCGTCACTTTTGAAAATAGAAATAGCTAAAAAGGAAGCGGAAATTAAGAATACTTATCTTTCTGAAATCGCTGAGTTAAAAAAAATAATCTCGGAAAACTCTTTAATTGCTAAAACTGAAGCGGAAAAGTTTGCAAAAGAAAAAGAAAGTCTAGTAGATAAGTTTCAAGTAGAGATAAGTAAAAGAGAAGAAGAAATTAAAAATTCTTTTTTCGCTGAGATAACTGATTTGAAAGTTAAGAATGCAGAAATCAGAATCATTAATAATAAAACACGTGGTGAAAATTGAGAAGTAGAAGTTGAGAACGAATTGCGAAAGGCTTTTGGTTATCTCGATACCATCGAGAAAATAACTACTGGCCAACAAAAAGCCGATTATTTGCAAACAGTAAAATTCAATGGACAAAATATTGGCAAAATCGTTTATGAAGTTAAAAATGCCAAATGAAGTGATAGTTGGCTACCAAAACTTTCTGTCGATGTGGCTAATAATAAAACTAAATATGGGATCTTAGTGACAACTAGTTTTTCAGAGAAGTATCATGGCGACATATCATTTAAACAAAGTGATGACTATCCTAATATTTGGATTTCTGATCCGTTGAGTTTTATTTTTGTTGCTCAAACTATTAGAAGAATTATTGAAATTGAAAATTCCTATAAGCAACTTAACAAAAAATTACTAATAAAAATCGACCAAATTAGTAACCAAGAGGAAAGCCAAAAAGCTCTCGAAGAATATAAAAACAAAATTGAAGGTTTAGAAAAATATCTTGACTTTGAAATGCCAAAATTTTTGAAATCATTTAAAAAACAATTGAAGGATATCGAAGGGGTGAAAAATTCCTTATTAAAAAATGTCGAGCGATTGGAAAAAACTCACGAAATGCTTTCAAAGAAATTAAACAAAGAGGTTAGGGAGCGATTGGAAAAAATATCAGGTAAGAAAATTATTGAATTAGAAGAGGACACAACAAATTTAATTGATTACTCTATTGTTAAAGATTCTTACCAAATTGAAAATTATTAA
- a CDS encoding BMP family ABC transporter substrate-binding protein produces the protein MKKIILPLTGLTIALSAGSSVVSCIHAAYNPGLIGERIALITDAGRVTDKSFNQSMYEALNEYSNRKENPQEGGGFDFYNRGLSAKHNFVQPLKTDYADLVSAYKVAALKGTDMLILSGFQHANTVPVASQLVGPNKTVIFVDSDMNNQYNVINLVYNSQLAGFAAAYNTAVWATQKIVDGEGNWRYQGALHDPHKVSFGLFGGISSKAAVDNYLWGMMVAIQYFNENAKAHHNQYDNGQTPFVYFANLGKDGDVANIPNIEGSNSNYFSGSFEPGAATKAGIPSYLEENGADVIFPVAGPQTSDVLSGTKSYVIGVDSDQSVQYPSYAERFVTSATKNLKVSLWDAFDHSKGNRLNLDENGNLLPKPKFATDDSDGYWDGTIVTPKPAWSISIDQEAQIKNKVPPTAKFRESLVAWDKHIDKLKPLSDILVESYNKTGSKTTDYMNKELIVSVARALLAAAEPLPLTFPSDK, from the coding sequence GTGAAAAAAATAATTCTCCCCTTAACTGGACTTACCATAGCTCTTTCAGCTGGGAGTAGTGTAGTCTCTTGTATTCATGCGGCCTATAATCCAGGTTTAATTGGGGAACGCATCGCCCTCATCACGGATGCAGGGCGAGTAACTGACAAATCATTTAACCAATCAATGTATGAAGCTTTAAACGAATATTCTAACCGCAAAGAAAACCCTCAAGAGGGTGGTGGTTTTGATTTCTATAATCGGGGCTTATCGGCTAAACATAACTTTGTTCAACCTTTAAAAACTGATTATGCCGATTTGGTTTCAGCTTATAAAGTGGCAGCTTTGAAAGGCACTGACATGTTGATTTTGTCAGGCTTTCAGCACGCCAACACCGTACCGGTTGCTTCACAACTAGTCGGTCCAAATAAAACAGTCATCTTTGTTGATTCAGACATGAATAACCAATATAACGTAATTAACTTAGTTTACAATTCGCAACTCGCTGGTTTTGCCGCCGCCTATAACACGGCTGTTTGGGCCACTCAAAAAATTGTTGACGGCGAAGGAAATTGACGTTATCAAGGAGCTTTACATGACCCCCATAAAGTTAGTTTTGGACTTTTTGGTGGTATTAGTAGTAAAGCAGCTGTTGACAATTACCTTTGAGGGATGATGGTGGCAATTCAATATTTCAATGAAAACGCCAAAGCTCACCATAACCAATACGATAATGGGCAAACCCCCTTTGTTTATTTTGCTAACCTAGGCAAGGACGGTGATGTCGCCAATATTCCGAATATTGAAGGAAGTAACTCAAATTACTTCTCAGGCTCTTTTGAGCCAGGAGCTGCTACAAAGGCAGGAATTCCTAGTTATTTAGAAGAAAATGGTGCTGACGTTATCTTCCCTGTGGCTGGTCCGCAAACATCAGATGTTTTAAGTGGGACCAAGTCTTATGTAATTGGAGTTGATAGTGACCAAAGTGTTCAATATCCTAGTTATGCGGAACGTTTTGTGACATCGGCTACAAAAAACTTGAAAGTTTCTTTATGAGATGCCTTTGATCACTCTAAAGGAAATCGCTTAAATCTTGATGAAAATGGTAATCTTTTACCAAAACCAAAGTTCGCTACCGATGATAGTGATGGTTATTGGGATGGCACAATTGTGACTCCTAAACCAGCTTGGTCAATTTCAATTGATCAAGAAGCGCAAATAAAAAATAAAGTACCACCTACTGCGAAGTTCCGAGAGTCTTTAGTGGCTTGAGATAAACACATCGATAAATTGAAACCACTCAGTGATATTTTAGTTGAAAGTTATAATAAAACTGGTAGCAAAACTACCGATTATATGAATAAAGAATTAATTGTAAGTGTAGCTAGAGCACTGCTTGCTGCCGCTGAACCGTTGCCGCTTACATTTCCAAGCGATAAATAA
- a CDS encoding ABC transporter permease: MEGFFAYAFALCAVLLFASLSALVSERAGVVNIGIEGMMTIGALITAILGTYVNKNANGNYSQIWVVLVAAIFSGFFALLHALPAITLRSNQIVSSTALNILAMGIAMFLATSGWFGPNATDIDSGYETISFGRVFPMWLLIAILATIGIAIFFNFTRGGMRFTMTGENPNAVDAAGISVVKIRYWAVFFSGILAGLAGGVMITTVIGSGIFIGGTYGFGFLALAIMIFGQWRVPYLSLGVILFAFLFALGNRIGFLIDPQSDFVNWAQIFKVLPFVLTLVVMVIFAKKSKAPAADGVPFDKARR, encoded by the coding sequence ATGGAAGGATTTTTTGCTTATGCTTTTGCTCTTTGTGCCGTCCTCTTGTTCGCCTCACTTTCAGCCTTAGTATCAGAACGAGCTGGGGTAGTTAATATTGGAATCGAAGGTATGATGACCATCGGGGCCTTGATTACTGCTATTTTAGGAACCTATGTTAACAAAAATGCTAATGGTAATTATTCTCAAATCTGAGTAGTTCTGGTAGCGGCTATTTTCTCAGGCTTTTTTGCCTTACTCCATGCCTTACCAGCAATTACCTTGCGTTCAAACCAAATTGTATCGTCAACGGCCTTAAATATTTTAGCAATGGGAATTGCTATGTTTCTTGCCACCTCTGGTTGGTTTGGGCCTAACGCCACTGATATTGATTCGGGTTATGAAACCATTAGTTTTGGAAGAGTTTTCCCAATGTGATTATTAATTGCTATCTTAGCAACCATTGGTATTGCTATCTTCTTTAACTTTACTCGTGGCGGAATGCGCTTCACAATGACCGGAGAAAATCCCAACGCTGTTGATGCTGCTGGAATTTCTGTTGTGAAAATCCGTTATTGAGCAGTTTTCTTCTCAGGTATTTTAGCTGGTCTTGCTGGTGGCGTTATGATTACTACCGTCATTGGTTCTGGGATATTTATTGGGGGAACCTATGGTTTTGGTTTCCTAGCCTTAGCAATTATGATTTTCGGTCAATGACGTGTTCCTTATTTAAGTCTTGGGGTAATTTTATTCGCCTTCCTCTTTGCCCTAGGAAACCGAATTGGTTTCTTAATTGACCCGCAATCAGACTTTGTTAACTGAGCCCAAATATTTAAAGTTTTACCATTTGTTCTAACCTTAGTAGTGATGGTTATCTTTGCCAAGAAATCCAAAGCTCCTGCCGCTGATGGCGTCCCCTTTGATAAAGCGCGACGCTAA
- a CDS encoding ABC transporter permease subunit, producing MLLHQRLWVLNKKSREFMQSSELKKNANIVKGSILSILCGFIIAGIVIACLNVNPFAYFGKMFELAFNPLWKTQTFQWTAIYVVAGLSVGVGFAAGLFNIGVAGQMLSGAALSTIVVNLMYPTDADLAKISGAVVFLVFIICVVMATLMAVISGWLKTQFNIHEVVSTIMLNWIVWYAIKFVFLKWGTQFARSGVSTNPFPGGLLDWGSSQIAVPLIVAAVCVVFVWALLRKTVFGFKVKAVGYSQTVAKYAGVNVTHKVIATMAISGFLAGVASFLNLMTISPNIFFGIDNLPTVGYDAIAVTLVAFNNAWGIVIVGLLWAIAQSAGTATAALYTLPSQMSLLIFGFIVYFAAISIVFIRWHPIRQIRLWWFIHHSPTHKAHIDKLHNDLLNYRWWKRDPKSNMVFAANYRKYQADLKKASTEKEKADLTKTWDEYRSDFKEQNALKAGRIENEIKNYKVQVYDQEMEAGKRGLKLRARNRLRLVDQNGLELVANSKLSYVKAKNNYQKYNTRFTHHYQTEIREEKIAYRKDRKALQVWREGEVGKVKGNFDFANNKITLKGEYQKRKNTIHEDKKNARSEERLALHLIRFDETLTPAAKKLQNEKTKANYQKEVQELHKARELAKQTYHDDLKKLKLKHQETLQALQTNPAPLKEIEASYKLKLKSLEQQHKKNMMVIYSRNEERCNKIDVKLAKQNLQEGQKIANECLKKLTYFKNKPKSTEAKINKLNEEIRLINETIAQVNKHFGGVRFKEFDDNHIVNQKTRLLKKLLHKSYELNVEKDIVMNNVFDAKTKKMNHAIDHDFQKYLHKNPNLEERGWAKVRVRMKYDPATVKNDQIVTREVNEMIQQLENKYTTQEGK from the coding sequence ATGCTGCTTCATCAAAGACTCTGAGTCCTGAATAAAAAAAGTCGTGAGTTTATGCAGTCTAGCGAATTGAAGAAAAACGCTAACATTGTTAAGGGATCAATCTTATCAATCCTTTGCGGTTTTATTATTGCCGGAATCGTGATTGCTTGTTTAAATGTTAACCCTTTTGCCTATTTTGGTAAAATGTTTGAACTTGCTTTCAATCCTTTATGAAAAACCCAAACTTTCCAATGAACTGCTATTTATGTAGTAGCTGGTTTATCGGTCGGTGTTGGTTTTGCCGCTGGTTTGTTTAACATTGGTGTGGCTGGACAAATGCTCTCAGGAGCTGCCCTTTCGACCATTGTCGTTAATCTAATGTATCCGACAGATGCTGATTTAGCAAAAATTAGTGGAGCTGTGGTTTTCCTAGTTTTCATTATTTGTGTAGTAATGGCCACTTTAATGGCTGTTATCTCTGGTTGATTGAAAACGCAATTTAATATTCATGAGGTTGTTTCAACCATTATGCTTAACTGAATTGTTTGGTATGCCATCAAATTTGTCTTCCTAAAATGAGGAACCCAATTTGCCCGAAGTGGTGTTTCTACAAACCCCTTCCCAGGAGGCTTACTAGATTGGGGTTCAAGCCAAATTGCCGTTCCATTAATCGTCGCGGCAGTTTGTGTAGTTTTCGTTTGAGCCCTATTACGTAAAACTGTGTTTGGTTTCAAAGTTAAAGCGGTTGGTTATTCACAAACTGTTGCTAAATATGCTGGAGTAAATGTCACTCACAAAGTAATTGCGACTATGGCCATTTCTGGTTTCTTAGCTGGAGTTGCTTCTTTCCTAAACTTGATGACAATTTCTCCTAACATTTTCTTTGGAATTGATAACCTCCCTACCGTTGGTTATGATGCGATTGCGGTAACGCTAGTTGCTTTTAACAATGCTTGAGGAATCGTTATCGTTGGTTTACTTTGAGCAATTGCGCAATCGGCAGGAACTGCAACAGCTGCTTTATATACGTTGCCAAGTCAAATGAGTCTCTTGATTTTTGGATTCATTGTCTACTTTGCTGCCATTTCAATTGTCTTTATCCGTTGACACCCTATCCGTCAAATTCGTCTTTGATGATTCATTCATCATTCACCAACCCATAAAGCTCATATTGATAAATTGCATAATGATTTATTAAATTACCGTTGGTGAAAGCGCGATCCTAAAAGTAATATGGTTTTCGCTGCCAATTACCGTAAATACCAAGCTGATTTGAAAAAGGCCTCAACTGAAAAAGAAAAGGCAGACTTAACCAAAACTTGGGATGAATATCGTAGTGATTTCAAGGAACAAAACGCTCTTAAAGCCGGAAGAATTGAAAATGAAATCAAGAACTATAAAGTGCAAGTTTATGATCAAGAAATGGAAGCCGGAAAACGTGGTTTAAAACTGCGTGCTCGTAATCGTCTTCGTTTAGTTGATCAAAATGGTTTAGAGTTAGTGGCGAATTCGAAATTAAGTTATGTAAAAGCCAAAAACAATTACCAAAAATATAACACTCGTTTCACCCACCATTACCAAACGGAAATTCGTGAAGAAAAGATTGCTTACCGTAAAGACAGAAAAGCTTTACAAGTGTGACGTGAAGGTGAAGTTGGCAAAGTTAAGGGTAACTTTGACTTTGCTAATAATAAAATCACTTTAAAAGGTGAATACCAAAAACGCAAAAATACAATTCATGAGGACAAAAAAAATGCCCGTAGTGAAGAAAGACTAGCTTTACATTTAATTCGTTTTGATGAAACTTTGACACCGGCGGCAAAAAAACTTCAAAACGAAAAAACTAAAGCTAATTATCAAAAGGAAGTGCAAGAACTTCATAAGGCACGTGAATTAGCCAAACAAACTTATCATGACGACTTGAAAAAACTAAAATTAAAACATCAAGAAACTCTTCAAGCTTTGCAAACTAATCCAGCCCCCTTAAAGGAAATTGAAGCTTCTTACAAACTTAAATTAAAGAGTTTAGAACAACAACATAAAAAAAATATGATGGTTATCTATTCGCGAAATGAAGAACGTTGTAACAAAATCGATGTGAAATTGGCAAAACAAAATCTTCAAGAAGGTCAAAAAATTGCTAATGAATGTCTAAAAAAATTGACTTATTTCAAAAATAAACCAAAATCAACTGAGGCGAAAATTAATAAACTAAATGAAGAAATTCGCCTTATTAATGAAACTATTGCTCAAGTTAATAAACACTTTGGGGGAGTCCGTTTCAAAGAATTTGATGACAACCACATTGTTAACCAAAAAACTCGTCTTTTGAAAAAACTACTTCATAAAAGTTATGAACTAAACGTTGAAAAAGATATTGTCATGAATAATGTGTTTGATGCCAAAACTAAAAAAATGAATCATGCAATTGATCATGATTTCCAAAAATACTTACACAAAAATCCTAACTTGGAAGAACGTGGTTGAGCGAAAGTGCGTGTGCGTATGAAATACGATCCAGCTACAGTCAAAAATGACCAAATAGTGACTCGTGAAGTTAACGAAATGATTCAACAACTAGAAAACAAATATACTACTCAGGAGGGAAAATAA
- a CDS encoding ABC transporter ATP-binding protein, which yields MEKRDYAVEMVNVTKTFINGTIVANKNVNLKVKKGEIHALVGENGAGKSTLMSILFGLYQPTSGEIWINGKPVVISGPVKATKLGIGMVHQHFKLVEVNTVWQNIALGNEEVIGGIFLDSVKIKQDLTKIMEQYELFVDLDAKIENISVGMQQRVEILKILYRQANILVFDEPTAVLTPSEIKSFLKIVENLKKSGKTIIFISHKMDEIKQIADRATVIKLGENVGDFVVKDLKGDELAEAMVGRKLAEIKNNYAPFEQNEVILDILNLTVRKITNPKLNGLENFSLKVHAGEIVAIAGVEGNGQRELVEAITGLVKPVAGGIVYKDLNIVDVTIKERYKMGMSHIPEDRHKYGLLLDLPISQNIILQNIGEKPFSEYGFINQNQVNLVASEIINDFDIRGARNGKAIARGLSGGNQQKAIVGRELRRKHDLLIVVQPTRGLDIGAIEYIHNQILKEKEKGTAVLLVSYELNEVMALADTIAVLNEGHLTGIVPGKGAQKTTLGKLMAGQMLKNGGKTNAASSKTLSPE from the coding sequence ATGGAAAAACGAGACTACGCTGTGGAAATGGTCAATGTTACTAAAACATTTATTAACGGGACTATCGTAGCCAACAAGAATGTTAACTTAAAGGTTAAAAAAGGCGAAATTCATGCACTCGTTGGTGAAAACGGGGCTGGAAAATCAACCTTAATGAGTATTTTATTCGGACTTTATCAACCAACAAGCGGCGAAATTTGAATTAATGGTAAACCTGTAGTAATTTCTGGACCAGTTAAGGCCACCAAACTAGGAATCGGAATGGTTCACCAACACTTTAAACTAGTGGAAGTAAACACCGTTTGGCAAAATATTGCTTTAGGAAATGAAGAAGTAATCGGAGGGATTTTCTTAGACTCTGTCAAAATTAAACAAGATTTAACAAAAATCATGGAACAATACGAATTGTTTGTGGATCTTGATGCCAAAATTGAAAACATCTCTGTGGGGATGCAACAAAGAGTGGAAATTCTTAAAATTCTTTATCGTCAAGCAAATATCTTAGTTTTTGATGAGCCAACAGCAGTTCTAACCCCAAGTGAAATCAAAAGCTTTTTAAAAATTGTGGAAAACCTTAAAAAAAGTGGGAAAACAATTATTTTTATCTCGCATAAAATGGATGAAATTAAGCAAATTGCTGATCGTGCGACAGTCATCAAACTAGGTGAAAACGTTGGGGATTTCGTTGTTAAAGACCTAAAAGGAGACGAACTTGCCGAAGCAATGGTCGGACGTAAGTTAGCGGAAATTAAAAACAATTATGCTCCCTTTGAACAAAATGAAGTGATTTTAGATATCCTTAATCTTACCGTCCGCAAGATTACCAACCCCAAATTAAATGGTTTAGAAAACTTTAGTTTAAAAGTTCATGCTGGAGAAATTGTAGCAATAGCCGGGGTAGAAGGAAATGGACAACGTGAATTGGTTGAAGCAATTACTGGTTTAGTCAAACCTGTGGCTGGAGGAATTGTTTACAAAGATTTAAACATTGTTGATGTCACGATTAAAGAGCGCTACAAGATGGGAATGAGTCATATTCCAGAAGATCGTCATAAATATGGACTTCTTCTTGATTTACCAATCTCACAAAATATCATCTTACAAAATATTGGTGAAAAACCATTTTCGGAATATGGTTTTATTAATCAAAACCAAGTCAATCTTGTTGCTAGTGAAATTATTAACGATTTTGACATTCGTGGAGCCCGTAATGGAAAAGCGATTGCCCGTGGTTTAAGTGGTGGAAACCAACAAAAAGCGATTGTTGGTCGTGAGTTAAGAAGAAAACATGACTTATTAATTGTTGTCCAACCAACACGTGGTTTAGATATTGGGGCCATCGAATATATTCATAACCAAATTTTAAAAGAAAAAGAAAAAGGAACAGCAGTACTTCTAGTCTCATACGAATTAAATGAAGTAATGGCCTTAGCCGATACAATTGCCGTTCTTAATGAAGGTCATTTGACAGGAATTGTTCCTGGTAAGGGAGCCCAAAAGACGACCCTTGGAAAATTAATGGCTGGACAAATGCTAAAGAATGGAGGTAAAACGAATGCTGCTTCATCAAAGACTCTGAGTCCTGAATAA